A part of Vicugna pacos chromosome 14, VicPac4, whole genome shotgun sequence genomic DNA contains:
- the MZT1 gene encoding mitotic-spindle organizing protein 1 produces the protein MAGSSGAGAAAAAANLNAVRETMDVLLEISRILNTGLDMETLSICVRLCEQGINPEALSSVIKELRKATEALKAAENMTS, from the exons ATGGCGGGTAGCAGCGGcgccggggcggcggcggcggcagccaaTCTGAATGCGGTGAGGGAGACCATGGACG TTCTGCTTGAGATTTCAAGAATTCTGAATACTGGATTAGATATGGAAACCCTGTCTATATGTGTCCGGCTTTGTGAACAAGGAATTAACCCAGAAGCTTTATCGTCAGTTATTAAGGAACTTCGCAAGGCCACTGAAGCATTAAAG